From Mycobacterium cookii:
CGACGTCGTCGTCGATCTCGACGACCAGTCGGCCCAGCGCGCCTTCGACGTGCGCGCTGGACACGCCGGGAATCTGGCGGACCGGCTCTTCGACCACGGCCGCATGCTCGTGCCAGCGTGGGAACGGCAGCAACGGGTCGAGGTCCATGTGCACCCGTCGACCGCTCTGCCAGCGCACGGTTGCCGAGGCCCCGTCTCGGCTACCGTTTGTCGAATGGCGGCCGCCGAGCAGGCGAGACGTCGACTGACTCACCGAGTCCAGCACCGGGCCGGTCAGCTCCTGCACGGTGTCGGCCACCGACGCCACACCCTGCACCCCGGCTTGCAACACCTGCACCGCTCCGCCGGTCATCCCGCCGACCACGGCGGTCACACCAGGAACCCTCATTACCTACCCTTCACAACGTCGAGTTGTGTCACCCGCTCGCACACCGCTGGTTTCAGCCGCAGAGAAGCGCCGCGATCCGACTACCCGTTCGGCCGCGCGCCGAGACAGCATCGCCGGCCGGGGTGGTCATCGGGCGTCAAACAGCCCTGGACGACCGCGGCGGCGTCATCACACGAGCGTACGTGTTACGCCCGCGCCCAGCCGTGCGTGAGCGATACGGGTCTAGGTGCACCCGCTCACATGGATCCGCCTGCCGGCGCCAACGCAGACGCTGACCGGAGGCGGTGGAGGTGGAGGTGGAAAATCCTGCGGCAGCGGCGCATAGGCGGCCGGCGGCGGGGCGTAGGCGTTGACGGTGTCGGCGACGTTGGTGCACCCGCTCACCGAAACGCGCCTGCCCACGCTCGCGCACACGTCGGCGTTGGCAACGCCGGGGGACTGCACGACCGGCACGCACAGAACCGCGGTTGTTGCGGCGACGGCCGCGAACCACGAGCGCATCTCGACGAGTCGCGGGGTCACGGGGTGGCCTGTCCGAGCAACGGTGTCCAGTGGCAACGCTCCCTGATGTCGGCCATCGGCTGACGAATGTTCTCGAGGTCGGCTTGCTCTTGCGGGTTGGCGCCGAAGTAGTTCTGCACATCGGTGCCGATCTGGTCTTTGGGCTGATCCTCAAGACCGGTGTAGAACCCGTTCACGTCGGGGTGGGTGAACAGGTAGGCCGAGAGCGTGGTGGCAACGCTGGCCGCCACACCGGCGACGTCGGCAGCTGAGCAGTTGGGCGGCCGGGTCGGCGGATCGGCCGCGGCTTGGCCGGCGGTGCCGGCCAACAGAGCGCCGGAGATCACCCCGGCGCCGATCACTCCCGTGACCACTCGACGCGGCAGGAATTCTGACAGGGACACACTGGCTCCTTTGTGCGGCGGTCGTCCCCCGCGCTAAAGCTAAGCAGATACTGCCGACGGTGCTGGCGGAATCGGTCCGAGACACGTCATCGGCGTGGCGGCAGACCGAAGACGGCAAACAGCGTCGGATCAAGAAAGACGACCATGTGGGCGATTCCCGTCGGGCCGGCATCGAGGACGTGGATCGAGTGCGCCCGCATGACGCCGTCGGCGGCGCGACGGTATTCCGCGACAGCCGGCTGCCCGTTGGCCGCGGTCGGGACGAGCACCATGTCGCCGGGATCGGCGAAAGCGCGGCGGGCGAGGAAGCGGGTGACCGCGTCGCGTCCGGTGAACCACACCGGCAGCGGCGGCATCTCGAGTCGCACGTCGTCTTGTAGCAGCGCGGTGAGCGCCGCGAGGTCGGCGTTCTCGAAGGCCGCGCAATAGCGGTCGACCAACTCGCGCAGATCCGCGTCACCGGGTTCGGCCGCGTCCTCTTCATTCGGTGCCACCTCGGCGAGGCGCGCTCGCGCTCGCTGGAGCGCGCTGTTGACCGCAGCGGGAGTGGTTTCGAGCAACTCCGCGACCTCGGCCGCGTTGAACTGCACGACGTCGCGCAGGATCAGCACCGCGCGTTGACGCGCCGGAAGTTCCTGCAGCGCGGTGGCCACCGCGAGCCGCACGCTGTGGCGCGTGCTGACGGCGGCCTCCGGTGACAACGTGTCCGGCAGCGGCTCGAGCCAGTGATGGTTCCCGTGGTGTGCGTCGAGGTCGGCGTCCGGATCGTCGGAACCGGCACCCAGCCCGGCGGGCAGCACCCGGTGGGCCCGGTTCTCCAGTGCGCGAAGGCACGCGGTGGTGGCGATCCGATACAGCCACGTTCGCAACGCGGCGCGTTCCTCGAACGCCGAATAGCCCCGCCAGCCGCGCAGATAGGTCTCCTGCACGAGATCCTCGGCATCGTGCACCGAGCCGAGCATGCGGTAGCAGTGCGCGATCAACTCGCCGCGAAACGGCGCTGCCTGCTCGATGAATTCCTCCGGGGCCGGCACGGTTGCTCTCCTGTCGCGGGTGTGCACCCTTCGTCGATATAGAGACATCCGGCCCGGGAAATTCATCGGTGGCGCAGCGATGAATTCCGGCCGCTCGACGTATCGAACTCACTATGACTGTTGAACAACCGATTGAGAACCACACCGACACGCTGGCGGGTGCGACGGCGATCGTCACCGGAGTCAGCCGCGGGTTCGGCCGCGGCATCGCGCGGGCGCTGGTGGCCGCCGGTGCGCACGTCGTCGGCGTCGCCCGCGGCAGGCCGCAACTCGATGAGCTGCGCGACGAGCTCGGCGACGCGTTCAGCCCGGTGGCCGCCGACGCTGCCGACCCGGACGTGGCCGGTCGGCTCATCGACGAGCACCGGCCGCGCACGCTGGTGCTGTGCGCCGGGGCGAGCCCCACGATGAGGCCGCTGCAGGAGCAGACGTGGGAAAGCTTCAGCCAGACCTGGAACGTGGATGTCGCGCAGGCATTTCACTGGAGCCGGCTGGCGTTGCGGCGCCCGCTCGCGCCGGGCAGTTCGGTGATCGCGATGTCCAGCGGGGCCGCCGTCAACGGCTCGCCGCTCAGCGGCGGCTACGCGGGCGCCAAGGCGGCCGTCAAGTTCATCGCCGACTATGCCGAGATCGAGTCGCAGCGGGCCGGGCTGGGGATCAGCTTCACCTCGGTGCTGCCGC
This genomic window contains:
- a CDS encoding sigma-70 family RNA polymerase sigma factor, with translation MPAPEEFIEQAAPFRGELIAHCYRMLGSVHDAEDLVQETYLRGWRGYSAFEERAALRTWLYRIATTACLRALENRAHRVLPAGLGAGSDDPDADLDAHHGNHHWLEPLPDTLSPEAAVSTRHSVRLAVATALQELPARQRAVLILRDVVQFNAAEVAELLETTPAAVNSALQRARARLAEVAPNEEDAAEPGDADLRELVDRYCAAFENADLAALTALLQDDVRLEMPPLPVWFTGRDAVTRFLARRAFADPGDMVLVPTAANGQPAVAEYRRAADGVMRAHSIHVLDAGPTGIAHMVVFLDPTLFAVFGLPPRR
- a CDS encoding heme-binding protein — protein: MSLSEFLPRRVVTGVIGAGVISGALLAGTAGQAAADPPTRPPNCSAADVAGVAASVATTLSAYLFTHPDVNGFYTGLEDQPKDQIGTDVQNYFGANPQEQADLENIRQPMADIRERCHWTPLLGQATP
- a CDS encoding SDR family oxidoreductase, which encodes MTVEQPIENHTDTLAGATAIVTGVSRGFGRGIARALVAAGAHVVGVARGRPQLDELRDELGDAFSPVAADAADPDVAGRLIDEHRPRTLVLCAGASPTMRPLQEQTWESFSQTWNVDVAQAFHWSRLALRRPLAPGSSVIAMSSGAAVNGSPLSGGYAGAKAAVKFIADYAEIESQRAGLGISFTSVLPRLTPATDLGAAAVAAYAGRQGVDVETFVKAGGPALTAEQVGRSVLELATGRHRDHGSYLLTAAGLSALAANN